A genome region from Halorussus pelagicus includes the following:
- a CDS encoding type II/IV secretion system ATPase subunit, producing MSQSPLSEWTNDVRIRIQEFQRTLRRTAEVLRGTTVDAEEYDPGEHGPLVTFSGLSGYEEVDRYWVDAPFAFVSINYDEVENEYLYQVVEPELDDLETELLDRLLSDIRDSLVHRREPREDADDPATAESVLKDELRELLSMYGVEVDTASFYRLFYYLFRSFRGFDKLDPLLSDPHIEDISCDGYDLPLFVYHDEYTDIETNVVYGQEELDNLVVRLAQQSGRHVSIGDPVVETTLPDGSRAELALGEEVTPRGSAFTIRKYADEPFTPIDLVEYGTFSLDQMAYLWLAIESNKSLIFAGGTASGKTTSMNAISMFVPPRSKVLTIEDTRELALYHDNWLSSVTRERRGESADITMYDLLRSALRHRPEYIVVGEVRGEEAMTLFQAMNTGHTTYSTMHADSVQTVINRLENEPINVPRAMIQSLDILSVQTLTYVGDERVRRNRVLAEIEGIDQRTGDLDYSTTFSWNANADTFRQSDSNILDEIQDERGWSRSELLEELRDRERVLQYLREQGVSDYRRFTAMINEYYSHPDRVLDTIELDAEVTTGFD from the coding sequence ATGTCTCAGTCGCCCCTCTCCGAGTGGACCAACGACGTGCGGATTCGCATTCAGGAGTTCCAGCGGACGCTCCGGCGGACCGCGGAAGTCCTCCGAGGGACCACCGTTGACGCCGAGGAGTACGACCCCGGCGAACACGGGCCGCTGGTGACGTTCTCGGGGCTGTCGGGCTACGAGGAGGTGGACCGATACTGGGTGGACGCCCCCTTCGCGTTCGTCTCCATCAACTACGACGAGGTGGAAAACGAGTATCTGTATCAGGTCGTGGAACCCGAACTGGACGACCTCGAAACCGAACTGCTCGACCGCCTGCTCTCGGACATCCGCGACTCGCTGGTCCACCGCCGGGAACCCCGCGAGGACGCCGACGACCCGGCCACCGCCGAGAGCGTCCTAAAAGACGAACTCCGGGAACTCCTCTCGATGTACGGCGTCGAAGTGGACACGGCGAGCTTCTACCGGCTGTTCTACTACCTCTTTCGCTCGTTTCGCGGGTTCGACAAGTTGGACCCCCTGCTGTCGGACCCCCACATCGAGGACATCTCCTGTGACGGTTACGACTTGCCGCTGTTCGTCTACCACGACGAGTACACCGACATCGAGACGAACGTCGTCTACGGCCAAGAGGAGTTAGACAATCTCGTGGTCCGACTCGCCCAGCAGTCGGGCCGCCACGTCAGCATCGGCGACCCCGTGGTCGAGACGACCCTGCCCGACGGCTCGCGGGCCGAACTCGCCCTCGGCGAGGAGGTCACGCCCCGCGGGTCGGCGTTCACGATTCGGAAGTACGCCGACGAACCGTTCACGCCCATCGACCTCGTGGAGTACGGCACGTTTAGCCTCGACCAGATGGCGTATCTCTGGCTGGCCATCGAGTCGAACAAGTCGCTCATCTTCGCCGGAGGGACGGCGTCGGGCAAGACCACCTCGATGAACGCCATCTCGATGTTCGTCCCGCCGCGCTCGAAGGTGCTGACCATCGAGGACACCCGCGAGTTGGCGCTGTATCACGACAACTGGCTGTCGTCGGTCACGCGTGAGCGCCGGGGCGAGAGCGCCGACATCACGATGTACGACCTGCTTCGGTCCGCGCTTCGCCACCGCCCCGAGTACATCGTCGTCGGCGAGGTCCGCGGCGAGGAGGCGATGACGCTCTTTCAGGCGATGAACACGGGTCACACCACCTACTCGACGATGCACGCCGACTCGGTCCAGACGGTCATCAACCGCCTCGAAAACGAACCCATCAACGTCCCGCGGGCGATGATTCAGAGCCTCGACATCCTGTCGGTCCAGACGCTGACCTACGTCGGCGACGAGCGCGTCCGGCGGAACCGCGTGCTGGCCGAAATCGAGGGCATCGACCAGCGGACCGGCGACTTGGACTACTCGACGACGTTCTCGTGGAACGCCAACGCGGACACCTTCCGCCAGAGCGACAGCAACATTTTGGACGAGATTCAGGACGAGCGAGGGTGGTCCCGTAGCGAACTGCTCGAAGAACTCCGTGACCGCGAGCGCGTCCTCCAGTATCTCCGCGAGCAGGGCGTCTCGGACTACCGGCGGTTCACCGCGATGATAAACGAGTATTACTCCCATCCCGACCGCGTGTTGGACACCATCGAGTTGGACGCCGAGGTCACGACCGGGTTCGACTGA